Proteins from one Hydrogenophaga sp. SL48 genomic window:
- a CDS encoding aminotransferase-like domain-containing protein produces the protein MSGTRLTRYQQLAEDMADAIRAGLLRPGERLPSVRVTCEQRRVSPSTVFQAYGHLESLGLIEARARSGYFVRATRRPLRAGPEPAPPRSEATPVAISELVFDLLGTTRDADVVPLGSAFPAPHLFPFDELARSGARAMRRLKASQITGALTAGDEGLRLALRKRYALQGVPLADNELIITNGAMEALNLCLQAVTKPGDVVVVESPTFYAALQALERLHLKAVEVATDPKEGVDLAALGELLARQKVAACWFMPSFQNPLGALMPVARRQALVALLAQHGVPLIEDDVYGELHAGVRRPPPAKAFDQQGGVLHCSSFSKCLAPGYRVGWAAAGRYAPQVERLKMMTSLATAIPPQLAVADYLAQGGYDRHLRRLREALATQQAHALKLVERHFPAGTRVTRPEGGYFIWVELPPEVDALALHQRARACAISTAPGVLFSADHRFTHHLRLNVGHPGDARFDGAIRTLGRLASDLQSGR, from the coding sequence ATGAGCGGCACCCGCCTGACCCGATACCAACAGCTGGCCGAAGACATGGCCGACGCCATCCGCGCTGGCCTGCTGCGGCCGGGCGAACGCCTGCCCTCGGTGCGGGTCACCTGCGAGCAGCGGCGCGTGAGCCCGTCCACCGTGTTCCAGGCCTACGGCCACCTGGAGTCGCTGGGGCTGATCGAGGCGCGCGCCCGTTCAGGCTACTTCGTGCGCGCCACGCGCCGCCCGCTGCGCGCCGGCCCCGAGCCGGCGCCCCCACGCAGCGAGGCCACGCCGGTGGCCATCAGCGAGCTGGTGTTCGACCTGCTGGGCACCACCCGCGACGCCGACGTGGTGCCGCTGGGCTCGGCGTTTCCGGCCCCGCACCTGTTCCCGTTCGATGAACTCGCGCGCAGCGGCGCGCGCGCCATGCGACGCCTCAAGGCGAGCCAGATCACCGGCGCGCTGACCGCGGGCGACGAAGGCCTGCGCCTGGCGCTGCGCAAACGCTACGCGCTGCAAGGCGTGCCGCTGGCCGACAACGAACTCATCATCACCAACGGCGCCATGGAGGCGCTCAACCTGTGCCTGCAGGCGGTCACGAAGCCGGGCGATGTGGTGGTGGTGGAGTCGCCCACGTTTTACGCCGCGCTGCAGGCGCTCGAACGCCTGCACCTGAAGGCGGTGGAGGTGGCGACCGACCCGAAGGAGGGCGTGGACCTGGCCGCGCTGGGCGAGCTGCTGGCGCGGCAGAAGGTGGCCGCCTGCTGGTTCATGCCCAGCTTCCAGAACCCGCTGGGGGCGCTGATGCCGGTGGCTCGGCGCCAGGCTCTGGTGGCGCTGCTGGCGCAGCACGGCGTGCCGCTGATCGAGGACGACGTGTACGGCGAACTGCACGCCGGCGTGCGCCGCCCGCCGCCGGCCAAGGCCTTCGACCAGCAGGGCGGGGTGCTGCACTGTTCGTCGTTCTCCAAATGTCTGGCGCCGGGTTACCGCGTCGGCTGGGCCGCCGCCGGGCGCTACGCACCGCAGGTGGAGCGGCTGAAGATGATGACCTCGCTGGCCACGGCCATTCCGCCGCAGCTGGCGGTGGCGGACTACCTGGCCCAGGGCGGCTACGACCGGCACCTGCGCCGCCTGCGCGAGGCCCTGGCCACGCAGCAGGCGCACGCGCTGAAGCTGGTGGAGCGGCACTTCCCGGCCGGCACCCGCGTCACGCGGCCCGAAGGGGGCTACTTCATCTGGGTCGAGCTGCCGCCCGAGGTGGACGCGCTGGCGCTGCACCAGCGGGCCAGGGCCTGCGCCATCAGCACCGCGCCAGGCGTGCTGTTCTCGGCCGACCACCGATTCACCCATCATTTGCGGCTGAACGTGGGGCACCCGGGGGATGCGCGGTTTGACGGGGCGATCAGGACGCTGGGGCGGCTGGCGTCGGACCTGCAGTCGGGGCGCTGA
- a CDS encoding DsbA family protein, which produces MSTSVTYLFDPLCGWCYGASPLVQKLGQHSGINLTLAPTGLFADGGRRMDAAFAEFAWSNDQRIAQLTGQRFTEAYRQNVLGRHGSSFDSAAMTLALTAVSLTEPQRERDVLKALQEARYVEGLDTGSVQVVGGLLRSLCLDAAADRLAAADADLMERHAARLGQARRLMRTLGAQGVPALVVHRASGDRLLGGQTLYGDVDSLIGQIVAG; this is translated from the coding sequence ATGAGCACCTCCGTCACCTACCTGTTCGATCCCCTGTGCGGCTGGTGCTACGGCGCCTCGCCGCTGGTTCAGAAGCTGGGGCAGCACAGCGGGATCAACCTGACGCTCGCCCCCACGGGTCTGTTTGCCGATGGCGGTCGGCGCATGGACGCGGCCTTTGCCGAGTTCGCCTGGTCCAACGACCAGCGCATCGCCCAGCTCACGGGCCAGCGCTTCACCGAGGCCTACCGCCAGAACGTGCTGGGTCGCCACGGCAGCTCCTTCGATTCGGCAGCGATGACGCTGGCCCTCACGGCGGTGTCGTTGACCGAGCCGCAGCGCGAACGGGACGTGCTGAAGGCTTTGCAGGAGGCACGCTATGTCGAGGGGCTGGACACCGGCAGTGTTCAGGTGGTTGGCGGTCTGTTGCGCAGCCTGTGTCTGGATGCGGCGGCCGACCGGCTGGCGGCTGCCGACGCCGATCTGATGGAGCGCCACGCGGCGCGACTGGGCCAGGCCCGTCGCCTGATGCGGACGCTGGGCGCGCAGGGTGTGCCGGCCCTGGTCGTGCACCGCGCGTCGGGCGACCGGCTGCTGGGCGGCCAAACGCTGTACGGTGATGTCGATTCACTGATCGGCCAGATCGTGGCCGGCTGA
- a CDS encoding CidA/LrgA family protein, which yields MSDSHTRRWPRPAKALLAMAGLVVLQFLGDVLVARTGWPVPGSLVGLLLLLTGLALRGRVPQALDDVSAPLLRHLMLLLIPSVAAVGLYAGLLAQHAVAFLLVSVGVTALTIVVTAWTLQRLLKRAPR from the coding sequence ATGTCTGATTCACACACTCGCCGGTGGCCCCGGCCCGCCAAAGCCCTGCTGGCCATGGCGGGCCTGGTGGTGCTGCAGTTCCTTGGTGACGTCCTGGTGGCGCGAACCGGCTGGCCGGTGCCCGGTTCGCTGGTGGGCTTGCTGCTGCTCCTGACGGGGCTGGCGCTGCGGGGCCGCGTGCCCCAGGCGCTGGACGACGTGAGCGCGCCGCTGCTGCGGCATCTGATGCTGCTGCTCATCCCGTCGGTGGCGGCGGTGGGCCTGTACGCCGGCCTGCTGGCGCAACACGCGGTGGCGTTCCTGCTGGTGTCCGTGGGGGTCACGGCCCTGACCATCGTGGTCACCGCCTGGACCCTGCAGCGGCTTCTGAAGCGGGCGCCCCGTTGA
- a CDS encoding quinone-dependent dihydroorotate dehydrogenase — MSLLPYAVARPFLFGLDPEAAHELTLGSLATLQHSPLTCLYSEPRVNDPFTLAGLQFPNRVGLAAGLDKNARCIDGLAAMGFGFVEVGTVTPLAQPGNPKPRMFRLPKANALINRLGFNNEGLAAFIANVQRARFRDQGGVSPMLLGLNIGKNAATPIERATEDYLTCLSGVYPHADYVTVNISSPNTKNLRSLQSDEALDALLGAVSERREQLAQQTGRRIPVFLKIAPDLDETQVEVIAGTLMRYGADSRGGVNNSWGVIATNTTLSRDAVKGLPHAEEAGGLSGSPVLEASNRVIRQLRACLGKDFPIIGVGGVMSAQNALSKIQSGANLVQIYTGLIYKGPSLVWASAQAIKNARAEAA, encoded by the coding sequence ATGTCACTTCTGCCCTACGCCGTCGCCCGCCCCTTCCTGTTCGGCCTCGATCCCGAAGCTGCCCACGAGCTCACGCTGGGCAGCCTGGCAACACTGCAGCATTCCCCACTGACCTGCCTGTACAGCGAGCCCCGCGTGAACGATCCGTTCACGCTCGCCGGCCTGCAGTTCCCCAACCGCGTCGGCCTGGCGGCCGGTCTCGACAAGAACGCCCGCTGCATCGACGGCCTGGCCGCCATGGGCTTCGGTTTCGTCGAGGTCGGCACGGTCACCCCGCTGGCGCAGCCGGGCAATCCCAAGCCGCGCATGTTTCGCTTGCCCAAGGCCAACGCCCTGATCAACCGCCTGGGTTTCAACAACGAGGGCCTCGCCGCGTTCATTGCCAATGTGCAGCGGGCCCGGTTCCGCGATCAGGGCGGTGTGAGCCCGATGCTGCTCGGACTGAACATCGGCAAGAACGCCGCCACGCCGATCGAACGGGCGACCGAGGACTACCTCACCTGCCTGAGCGGCGTGTACCCGCACGCCGACTACGTGACGGTCAACATCTCCAGCCCCAACACCAAGAACCTGCGCAGCCTGCAAAGCGACGAGGCGCTGGACGCCCTGCTCGGCGCGGTCTCGGAGCGGCGCGAGCAGCTGGCCCAGCAGACGGGGCGGCGCATCCCCGTCTTCCTCAAGATCGCCCCCGACCTCGACGAGACCCAGGTGGAGGTCATTGCAGGCACCCTGATGCGTTACGGCGCCGACAGCCGCGGTGGGGTCAACAACTCGTGGGGCGTGATCGCCACCAACACCACGCTGAGCCGCGACGCCGTCAAGGGGCTGCCCCACGCGGAAGAAGCCGGTGGTCTCTCGGGGTCACCGGTGCTGGAAGCCAGCAACCGGGTGATCCGCCAGCTGCGCGCCTGCCTGGGCAAGGACTTCCCCATCATCGGCGTGGGTGGCGTGATGAGCGCCCAGAATGCATTGAGCAAGATCCAGTCGGGCGCCAACCTGGTCCAGATCTACACCGGCCTCATCTACAAGGGGCCGTCGCTGGTGTGGGCGTCGGCGCAGGCGATCAAGAACGCCCGCGCCGAAGCGGCCTGA
- a CDS encoding acyl-CoA dehydrogenase family protein — translation MLTDTGLLGTAPVVNALQASRSPLQRVVDSGLLRCAVPRDLGGNGGGLDDLAHAAGLLQRQDPAAAAVLWAQRLAIEALVQTANVGLREFWLPDFLNGDRAATLAPGGKELTAEDTGRGWLLSGVFHGVPNLPWEGSSLVAPVRLGDGNAGWVLLRSEEDGLSVHPAAPGHAHASLHLNRVFFREDEWLGEQHMAQQLAPVAEALAPCRPRPPALNT, via the coding sequence ATGCTCACCGACACCGGACTCCTTGGCACCGCTCCCGTTGTGAACGCGCTTCAGGCCTCACGCTCTCCCCTGCAGCGGGTGGTGGACTCCGGCCTGCTGCGCTGTGCGGTGCCCCGCGATCTCGGCGGCAACGGCGGCGGCCTCGACGATCTGGCGCATGCCGCCGGGCTTCTGCAACGGCAGGACCCAGCCGCCGCAGCGGTCCTGTGGGCGCAGCGCCTGGCCATCGAGGCGCTGGTGCAGACCGCCAACGTGGGGCTGCGGGAATTCTGGCTACCCGATTTTCTGAACGGCGACCGGGCGGCCACGCTGGCCCCGGGCGGCAAGGAACTGACCGCCGAAGACACGGGCCGGGGCTGGCTGCTGAGCGGCGTTTTTCATGGGGTGCCCAACCTGCCCTGGGAAGGTTCTTCACTGGTCGCCCCGGTGCGCCTGGGCGACGGCAACGCGGGCTGGGTGCTGCTGCGCAGCGAGGAAGACGGTCTGTCCGTTCACCCCGCCGCCCCCGGGCATGCCCACGCTTCGCTCCACCTGAACCGCGTCTTCTTCCGCGAAGACGAGTGGCTGGGCGAGCAACACATGGCCCAGCAGCTGGCCCCGGTGGCCGAGGCCCTGGCGCCCTGCCGGCCCCGCCCCCCTGCCCTGAACACCTGA
- the rpiA gene encoding ribose-5-phosphate isomerase RpiA — protein MTQDELKALVGQAALQYVIPGEVVGVGTGSTVNKFIDALASLKDQIPGAVSSSEASTARMRALGIPVLNASEVTELSVYIDGADEIDARGFMVKGGGAALTREKIVAAMSRRFVCIADESKMVPVLGAFPLPVEVIPMAAARLMRQFQQMGGKAHVRLKDGQPLVTDNGQHILDVTGLQITDPLGFESQVNQWPGVVTVGVFAHQKADVCLLGTPGGVKTLSF, from the coding sequence ATGACCCAAGACGAACTCAAAGCCCTGGTCGGGCAGGCCGCCCTCCAGTACGTGATCCCCGGCGAGGTGGTGGGGGTGGGCACTGGCTCCACCGTCAACAAGTTCATCGACGCGCTGGCGTCGCTGAAAGACCAGATTCCGGGTGCCGTGTCCAGCTCAGAGGCCTCAACAGCCCGCATGCGCGCCCTGGGCATCCCGGTACTGAACGCCAGCGAGGTCACGGAGCTTTCGGTGTACATCGATGGCGCCGACGAGATCGACGCGCGGGGCTTCATGGTCAAGGGCGGTGGTGCGGCACTGACCCGTGAAAAGATCGTCGCAGCCATGTCCAGGCGCTTCGTCTGCATTGCCGACGAGTCCAAGATGGTGCCGGTGCTGGGTGCCTTTCCGCTGCCGGTGGAGGTGATTCCGATGGCCGCGGCCCGTCTGATGCGGCAATTTCAGCAAATGGGCGGCAAGGCGCACGTGCGGTTGAAAGACGGCCAACCGCTGGTGACCGACAACGGCCAGCACATCCTGGATGTCACGGGCCTGCAGATCACCGACCCGCTGGGGTTTGAAAGCCAGGTCAACCAGTGGCCCGGCGTGGTCACGGTGGGCGTGTTTGCCCACCAGAAGGCCGATGTCTGTCTGCTCGGCACGCCCGGTGGCGTCAAGACCCTGAGCTTCTGA
- a CDS encoding LrgB family protein, whose product MLWSAITLAAYLAALWLYRRSGHHLLCLPVLTGTGLVLAALALAGTSYPVYAEATRVLRWLAGPAVIALAVPLYRQAALLRRLAVPLLAALAVGCLVSVLGTVALCVLLGTPMSFALSLAPKAATMPMALLAAERAGGVPAVTAMAVVATGVLGPLLAGPLLRWLRVGEGPGGGADGEVVRSFTLGLVAHAIGVARVLQTHPSSVAFAALAMGLNGVATALVLAVLSRWL is encoded by the coding sequence ATGCTCTGGTCAGCGATCACGCTGGCGGCCTACCTGGCCGCGCTGTGGCTGTACCGGCGCAGCGGCCACCACCTGCTCTGCCTGCCCGTGCTCACCGGCACGGGCCTGGTGCTCGCCGCGCTGGCGCTGGCCGGCACCAGCTACCCGGTGTACGCCGAGGCCACCCGCGTGCTGCGCTGGTTGGCGGGGCCGGCCGTCATCGCCCTGGCCGTGCCCTTGTACCGGCAGGCCGCCTTGCTGCGGCGGCTGGCCGTGCCCTTGCTGGCCGCGCTGGCGGTGGGTTGTCTGGTGTCGGTGCTGGGCACCGTGGCGCTGTGCGTCCTTCTGGGCACGCCGATGTCGTTCGCCCTGTCGCTGGCGCCCAAGGCCGCGACCATGCCCATGGCCTTGCTGGCGGCCGAGCGCGCGGGCGGTGTGCCCGCGGTGACGGCGATGGCCGTGGTGGCCACCGGCGTGCTGGGCCCCTTGCTGGCGGGGCCGCTGCTGCGCTGGCTGCGGGTGGGGGAAGGGCCAGGGGGCGGCGCGGACGGCGAGGTCGTGCGCAGCTTCACGCTCGGCCTGGTGGCGCACGCCATCGGCGTCGCGCGGGTGTTGCAGACGCACCCCAGCAGCGTGGCCTTCGCGGCACTGGCCATGGGCTTGAACGGCGTGGCCACCGCGCTGGTGCTGGCCGTGTTGTCGCGCTGGCTGTGA
- a CDS encoding glutaredoxin family protein has protein sequence MKHIAIRAPKPAGIVAAALLLGTLAAPWAMAQGVYRIVGPDGRVSYSDQPPPPSANARPVAGVSAGASGSAPLPPELRQAAGRYPVTLYTGSDCTPCNNGRNMLNARGIPYTEKTVNSADDGAAFKRLSNTNSLPLLTIGSQQIKGYSESEWNQYLDAAGYPKQSVLPASYRRPAATALVEAKPLPAAAPSETAAERRRSAAPPADTPAAPTVEGSGGIRF, from the coding sequence ATGAAGCACATCGCGATTCGGGCCCCAAAACCCGCTGGCATCGTGGCAGCGGCCTTGTTACTGGGAACACTGGCCGCACCCTGGGCCATGGCCCAGGGTGTCTACCGCATCGTCGGACCCGACGGTCGGGTGAGCTACTCCGACCAGCCCCCACCGCCCAGCGCCAACGCCAGGCCGGTGGCTGGCGTGTCGGCTGGCGCCAGCGGGAGCGCTCCCCTGCCGCCAGAACTGCGCCAGGCGGCCGGCCGGTACCCGGTCACCCTGTACACCGGCAGCGACTGCACCCCCTGCAACAACGGTCGGAACATGCTGAACGCGCGCGGCATCCCCTACACGGAAAAAACTGTGAACTCCGCGGACGACGGCGCTGCATTCAAGCGATTGAGCAACACCAACAGCCTGCCCCTGCTCACGATCGGCAGTCAACAGATCAAGGGCTATTCCGAATCGGAGTGGAACCAGTACCTGGACGCGGCCGGGTATCCCAAGCAGTCGGTGCTGCCCGCCAGCTACCGGCGCCCCGCGGCCACGGCCCTGGTGGAGGCCAAGCCCCTGCCTGCAGCAGCACCCAGCGAGACGGCGGCAGAGAGAAGGCGCTCGGCGGCACCACCGGCGGACACGCCCGCAGCGCCTACCGTGGAAGGCTCGGGCGGCATCCGCTTCTGA
- a CDS encoding MFS transporter — protein MPRTDDDLSPLAPLRLPVFRMLWTTWLMANVCMWMSDVAAAWMMTSLTTTPLWVALVQTASTLPVFLLGLPSGALADSLDRKRYFLVTQLWIAVVASILSVFVFLDVMSPALLLALTFANGIGLAMRWPVFSAIVPELVPRTQLPAALALNGVSMNASRIIGPLVAGALIASAGSAWVFLLNAVLSLVAAVIISRWKREHIPHPLGRERLGSAMRVGLQYVAQSYHLKGVLLRISIFFFHSTALMALLALLARGMQGGGAGTFTLLLAAMGAGAIASTAFLPGLRRRYPRDGLILRGAALQAAAMATMAWTDLVWVAVPAMFLGGAAWITTANTLSVSIQMGLPDWVRARGMSIYQMAIMGASATGAAIWGQVATWTSVPVSLAIAAATGLLAMFLANRLLPDAGMEDDLTPKRIFPAPQIHAPPPQGHVMVTIDYRIDPARAADFRELMLGEGRRSRLRHGALSWELLHDIHEPSRFVEVIVDESWTDHLRRFDRVTAADVALRDRKLAFHLGEEPPRVTRSLMETTVKTP, from the coding sequence ATGCCCAGAACCGACGACGACCTGTCTCCCCTCGCGCCGCTGCGCCTGCCGGTGTTCCGCATGTTGTGGACCACCTGGCTCATGGCCAACGTGTGCATGTGGATGAGCGACGTGGCGGCGGCCTGGATGATGACCTCGCTCACCACCACGCCGCTCTGGGTCGCGCTGGTGCAGACGGCCTCCACCCTGCCGGTGTTCCTGCTGGGCCTGCCCAGCGGCGCGCTGGCCGACAGCCTGGACCGCAAGCGCTACTTCCTCGTCACGCAGTTGTGGATCGCCGTGGTGGCGTCGATCCTGAGCGTCTTCGTCTTCCTGGACGTGATGTCGCCGGCCCTGCTGCTGGCGCTGACCTTCGCCAACGGCATCGGCCTGGCCATGCGCTGGCCGGTGTTCTCGGCCATCGTGCCCGAGCTCGTGCCCCGCACCCAGCTGCCGGCGGCACTGGCGCTCAACGGGGTGTCGATGAATGCCTCGCGCATCATCGGCCCACTGGTGGCCGGCGCGCTGATCGCCAGCGCCGGCAGCGCCTGGGTGTTCCTGCTCAACGCGGTGCTCTCGCTGGTGGCCGCGGTCATCATCAGCCGCTGGAAGCGTGAGCACATACCGCACCCGCTGGGGCGCGAGCGCCTGGGCTCCGCAATGCGCGTGGGCCTGCAGTACGTGGCTCAGTCCTACCACCTCAAGGGTGTGCTGCTGCGCATCTCGATCTTCTTCTTCCACTCGACCGCGCTGATGGCGCTGCTGGCCCTGCTGGCGCGCGGCATGCAGGGCGGCGGCGCCGGCACCTTCACCCTGCTGCTGGCCGCCATGGGCGCGGGCGCCATCGCGTCCACGGCGTTCCTGCCCGGCTTGCGCCGGCGCTATCCGCGCGACGGGCTCATCCTGCGCGGCGCGGCCCTGCAGGCCGCCGCCATGGCGACCATGGCCTGGACCGACCTGGTCTGGGTGGCGGTGCCCGCGATGTTTCTGGGCGGCGCGGCCTGGATCACCACCGCCAACACGCTCAGCGTCTCGATCCAGATGGGCCTGCCCGACTGGGTGCGCGCGCGCGGCATGTCCATCTACCAGATGGCCATCATGGGCGCCAGCGCCACGGGGGCCGCGATATGGGGCCAGGTGGCCACCTGGACCAGCGTGCCGGTCAGCCTGGCCATCGCGGCCGCGACGGGGTTGCTCGCCATGTTCCTGGCCAACCGCCTGTTGCCCGACGCCGGGATGGAAGACGACCTCACGCCCAAGCGCATCTTTCCCGCACCCCAGATCCACGCGCCGCCGCCCCAGGGCCATGTGATGGTGACCATCGACTACCGCATCGACCCCGCACGTGCGGCCGACTTTCGGGAGCTGATGCTGGGCGAAGGGCGCCGCAGCCGCCTGCGCCACGGGGCCTTGTCGTGGGAGCTGCTGCACGACATCCACGAGCCCAGCCGCTTCGTCGAGGTCATCGTCGACGAGTCCTGGACCGATCACCTGCGCCGCTTTGACCGCGTCACCGCCGCCGACGTGGCGCTGCGCGACCGCAAGCTGGCCTTCCACCTGGGCGAGGAGCCGCCTCGCGTCACCCGCAGCCTGATGGAAACGACGGTGAAGACCCCCTGA
- the ccoG gene encoding cytochrome c oxidase accessory protein CcoG, with protein MTSRTIPIVPVNHRPAEDKIQVRSITGVFTRWRWAMVWITQLVYYGLPWLTVHGRQAVLFDLEAGRFFLFSAVLYPQDLIYLAGLLVISALLLFFATTVAGRVWCGFACPQTVYTGLFQWIERRTEGDRQARLRLDRGPWNAQKLLRRGGKHLAWALLALWTGFTLVGYFTPIRELALAVPGQLGPWEGFWIGFYGLATYGNAGFLRESVCLHMCPYGRFQGSLMDPRTLNVAYDHRRGEPRRAGADSDTRAKSAGHCIDCTLCVQVCPTGIDIRDGLQAACIGCGLCIDACNQVMDKIEAPRGLIRMASLLELGGDTSKPGRSLNRFWRPRVVVYGSLLLIAMAAMTTAFLTRAEVRLNVVRDRSVMARTVDQGAVENVYTLQLMNASDRARSLNVAIEPSSGVNLLGPSTVVLPPAQAHTITVTAHMPQAVAATKAGEIIDIHFEVTDPGHPSLPPVREPSTFIVPR; from the coding sequence ATGACCTCCCGCACCATCCCCATCGTCCCGGTCAACCACCGGCCCGCCGAAGACAAGATCCAGGTGCGCTCGATCACGGGCGTGTTCACCCGCTGGCGCTGGGCCATGGTCTGGATCACGCAGCTGGTCTACTACGGCCTGCCCTGGCTGACGGTGCACGGCCGCCAGGCCGTGCTGTTCGACCTGGAGGCCGGCCGCTTCTTCCTGTTCAGCGCGGTGCTCTACCCGCAGGACCTGATCTACCTCGCCGGCCTGCTGGTGATCAGCGCCCTGCTGCTGTTTTTTGCCACCACGGTGGCCGGTCGCGTGTGGTGCGGCTTCGCCTGCCCGCAGACGGTGTACACCGGGCTGTTCCAGTGGATCGAGCGCCGCACGGAGGGCGACCGCCAGGCCCGCCTGCGGCTGGACCGCGGCCCCTGGAACGCGCAGAAACTGCTGCGGCGCGGCGGCAAACACCTGGCCTGGGCGCTGCTGGCCCTGTGGACCGGCTTCACGCTGGTGGGCTACTTCACGCCCATCCGCGAACTGGCCCTGGCCGTGCCCGGTCAACTCGGCCCCTGGGAAGGTTTCTGGATCGGCTTCTACGGCCTGGCCACCTACGGCAATGCGGGCTTCCTGCGCGAGAGCGTGTGCCTGCACATGTGCCCCTACGGCCGCTTCCAGGGCTCGTTGATGGACCCACGCACGCTGAACGTGGCCTACGACCACCGCCGGGGCGAGCCGCGCCGGGCCGGCGCGGACAGCGACACCCGCGCCAAGTCCGCCGGGCACTGCATCGACTGCACGCTCTGCGTCCAGGTCTGCCCGACCGGCATTGACATCCGGGACGGCCTGCAGGCGGCCTGCATCGGTTGTGGACTGTGCATCGACGCATGCAACCAGGTGATGGACAAGATCGAGGCGCCCCGGGGCCTGATCCGCATGGCCTCGCTGCTGGAGCTGGGTGGCGACACCTCAAAGCCCGGGCGGTCCTTGAATCGGTTCTGGCGACCCCGCGTCGTGGTCTATGGCTCGCTGCTCCTGATCGCCATGGCCGCCATGACCACCGCCTTCCTGACCCGCGCCGAGGTGCGGCTCAACGTCGTTCGCGACCGCAGCGTGATGGCGCGCACGGTGGACCAGGGCGCGGTGGAGAACGTGTACACCCTGCAGCTGATGAACGCATCGGACCGCGCGCGGTCGCTGAACGTGGCCATTGAACCGTCCAGCGGGGTGAACCTGCTCGGCCCATCCACGGTGGTGTTGCCACCCGCCCAGGCCCACACCATCACGGTGACGGCCCACATGCCCCAGGCGGTCGCGGCCACGAAGGCGGGCGAGATCATCGACATCCACTTCGAGGTGACCGATCCCGGGCACCCGTCGCTCCCGCCCGTCCGGGAGCCCTCGACCTTCATCGTGCCGCGATAG
- a CDS encoding NAD(P)/FAD-dependent oxidoreductase, protein MERVDAVVIGAGVVGLAVARALALAGREVMVLEREGAIGSGTSSRNSEVVHAGIYYPAGSLKAQLCVEGRDRLYAYCGERAIAHRRCGKLIVAHTPSQVAALPALLDKARANGVHDLRCLSRDEARALEAQLDCEAAVLSPSTGIVDSHGLMLGLQGDLEHAGGLVACHTEVKSVQAHADGLDVATLDGTVLRARSVVNAAGLQACDLARRTRGLDPAQVPKPWYAKGSYFTLSGRSPFEHLIYPAPEPDRHLAGLGVHLTIDLGGQAKFGPDVQWTDDPDDLVVDPARGASFYAEVRRYWPGLPDGALLPGYAGMRPKISGPGEPAADFRIDGPRRHGVAGLVNLFGIESPGLTGCLAIGERVASLL, encoded by the coding sequence ATGGAACGGGTGGACGCGGTGGTGATCGGCGCGGGCGTGGTGGGGCTGGCGGTGGCGCGTGCCCTGGCCCTGGCGGGCCGGGAGGTCATGGTGCTGGAGCGCGAGGGTGCCATCGGGTCTGGGACCAGCTCCCGCAACAGCGAGGTGGTGCACGCGGGCATCTACTACCCCGCCGGCTCCCTCAAGGCCCAGCTGTGCGTGGAAGGGCGTGACCGGCTGTACGCCTACTGTGGCGAGCGCGCCATCGCCCACCGCCGTTGCGGCAAGCTCATCGTGGCCCACACACCGTCCCAGGTGGCGGCCCTGCCGGCTCTGTTGGACAAGGCCCGGGCCAATGGGGTGCACGATTTGCGGTGCCTGAGCCGCGACGAGGCGAGGGCGCTGGAGGCGCAGCTCGACTGCGAGGCTGCCGTGCTCTCGCCATCGACCGGCATCGTCGACAGCCACGGCCTGATGCTCGGTCTGCAGGGCGATCTGGAGCACGCGGGAGGCCTGGTGGCCTGCCACACCGAGGTGAAGTCCGTTCAGGCCCATGCCGACGGGCTGGACGTCGCCACCCTGGATGGCACGGTGCTGCGCGCCCGCAGCGTGGTCAACGCGGCCGGTCTTCAGGCCTGTGACCTTGCCCGTCGCACGCGGGGGCTGGACCCGGCCCAGGTGCCGAAGCCCTGGTATGCCAAGGGCAGCTATTTCACCTTGAGCGGTCGCTCGCCGTTTGAGCACCTGATCTACCCCGCCCCCGAGCCCGACAGGCACCTGGCGGGGCTGGGCGTGCACCTCACGATCGATCTGGGCGGCCAGGCGAAATTCGGCCCCGATGTGCAGTGGACCGACGATCCGGACGATCTGGTGGTGGACCCGGCGCGTGGCGCGTCGTTCTACGCCGAAGTGCGCCGCTACTGGCCCGGCTTGCCCGACGGCGCCTTGTTACCCGGTTACGCCGGCATGCGCCCCAAGATCAGCGGACCCGGCGAGCCGGCCGCCGATTTCCGGATCGACGGGCCCAGGCGACACGGCGTGGCCGGGCTTGTGAACCTGTTCGGCATCGAGTCGCCCGGGCTGACCGGTTGCCTGGCGATCGGCGAGCGCGTGGCGTCGCTGCTCTGA